In a single window of the Vigna radiata var. radiata cultivar VC1973A unplaced genomic scaffold, Vradiata_ver6 scaffold_238, whole genome shotgun sequence genome:
- the LOC106753209 gene encoding signal recognition particle 54 kDa protein, chloroplastic-like, translating into MEDLEPFYPDRMAGRILGMGDVLSFVEKAQEVMRKEDAEELQKKIMSAKFDFNDFLKQTRTVXKMGSXSRXIXMIPGMGKVTPSQIRDAEKNLQNMEAMIEAMTPGIKDET; encoded by the exons ATGGAGGATCTTGAACCTTTCTACCCTGATCGGATGGCAGGACGCATACTTGGAATGGGAGATGTTCTTTCTTTTGTAGAGAAGGCACAAGAAGTT ATGCGTAAAGAAGATGCCGAGGAACTGCAAAAGAAGATCATGAGTGCAAAGTTTGACTTCAATGATTTTCTAAAGCAAACTCGTACTGTTNCCAAAATGGGTTCCNTGTCTCGTNTNATTNGAATGATTCCTGGTATGGGGAAG GTTACTCCTTCTCAGATTAGAGACGCAGAGAAGAATTTGCAGAATATGGAAGCAATGATAGAAGCAATGACCCCTG gAATTAAAGATGAGACCTAG